One genomic window of Medicago truncatula cultivar Jemalong A17 chromosome 1, MtrunA17r5.0-ANR, whole genome shotgun sequence includes the following:
- the LOC11418567 gene encoding protein DETOXIFICATION 12: MGEERRVMEESLLSKHIDSKAENGDEEERKNREISWDIYRKELKRICYLSGPMVAVTSSQYLLQVVSIMIVGHLGELYLSSAALAISFAGVTGFSFLMGMASGLETTCGQAYGAKQYQRIGIQTYTSIFSLILVCLPLSFIWINIESILVFTGQDPLIAHEAGRFTIWLLPALFAYAILQPLVRYFQIQSLLIPMLLSSCVTLCIHIPLCWALVFKTGLNNIGGAIAMSISIWLNVIFLGLYMRYSSSCAKTRAPISMELFQGIWEFFRFAIPSAVMVCLEWWSYELIVLLSGLLPNPQLETSVLSVCLNTIATLYTIPFGIGAAASTRVSNELGAGNPFEARVAVLAAMSLGLTEASIVSATLFACRHVYGYIFSSDTEVVKYVTVLAPLVSISVILDSIQGVLAGVARGCGWQHIGVYVNLGAFYLCGIPVAAALAFWVQVGGKGLWIGIQVGAFVQCVLLSIITCCINWEQLASKARQRLFDVQFSAENRLV; encoded by the exons ATGGGTGAAGAGAGAAGAGTGATGGAGGAGAGTCTCTTATCAAAACATATTGATTCGAAAGCAGAGAATGGTGATGAAGAAGAGAGGAAGAATAGAGAAATTAGTTGGGATATTTACAGGAAAGAATTGAAGAGGATTTGTTACCTATCAGGTCCTATGGTAGCTGTAACATCttcacaatatcttttacaagtTGTGTCCATCATGATTGTTGGTCACTTAGGTGAACTCTATCTCTCTAGTGCCGCCTTAGCCATTTCCTTTGCTGGTGTCACCGGTTTCAGCTTCCTG ATGGGAATGGCTAGTGGACTAGAAACCACATGTGGACAAGCTTATGGAGCTAAACAATATCAAAGAATAGGAATACAAACATACACATCTATATTTTCTCTCATATTGGTTTGTTTACCACTATCTTTTATTTGGATCAACATTGAGAGCATACTAGTTTTCACAGGACAAGACCCTCTAATTGCACATGAAGCAGGAAGATTCACAATTTGGCTTCTTCCAGCACTTTTTGCATATGCAATATTGCAACCACTAGTTAGATATTTTCAAATACAAAGCTTGCTTATTCCAATGCTTTTAAGCTCTTGTGTCACTCTTTGTATCCATATACCTCTTTGCTGGGCTTTGGTATTCAAGACAGGATTGAATAATATTGGTGGTGCAATTGCAATGAGCATTTCCATTTGGTTAAATGTGATTTTTCTTGGATTATACATGAGATACTCTTCCTCATGCGCAAAAACTAGAGCACCGATTTCTATGGAACTATTTCAAGGAATTTGGGAGTTTTTTCGCTTCGCTATACCTTCTGCTGTAATGGTTTG CCTTGAGTGGTGGTCATATGAGCTAATTGTCTTGCTCTCTGGACTTTTACCTAATCCACAACTTGAAACTTCAGTTCTATCAGTTTG TCTCAATACCATTGCAACTCTCTATACAATACCATTTGGAATTGGTGCTGCAGCAAG CACAAGGGTTTCAAATGAATTAGGAGCTGGTAATCCATTTGAAGCACGTGTTGCCGTGTTAGCTGCTATGTCACTTGGACTCACTGAAGCAAGTATAGTGAGCGCAACCCTCTTTGCATGCCGCCATGTTTATGGCTACATTTTCAGTAGTGATACAGAAGTTGTTAAATACGTCACTGTCTTGGCTCCTCTGGTTTCTATATCCGTTATACTCGACAGCATACAAGGCGTTCTCGCAG GGGTTGCTAGAGGTTGTGGGTGGCAACATATAGGAGTTTATGTCAATCTAGGAGCCTTCTACTTATGTGGGATTCCTGTTGCTGCTGCATTGGCATTTTGGGTTCAAGTGGGAGGAAAAGGACTTTGGATTGGTATACAAGTCGGTGCTTTTGTTCAATGTGTTCTACTTTCTATCATAACATGTTGTATAAATTGGGAGCAACTG GCAAGTAAGGCTAGACAGAGGTTGTTTGATGTTCAATTTTCAGCAGAGAACAGACTTGTATGA
- the LOC11444992 gene encoding FBD-associated F-box protein At3g52670, whose amino-acid sequence MENSPPVDRISHLPDDILCRILSFLPTKLAFTTTVLSKRWTPLYKLLTSLSFDDESVLDEDTFLRFCRFVDTVTFSTDLIKTLHLNCGSPNWKHFNLDLWIGTAKRHPVENFNLVGTWRSIPLRPSIFRFPSLVVLKLKTLKIIVGNITVDLPLLKILHLDRVYLKNKTNFNKILYGCPVLEDLIANIYYKEPTPEPDEVFTLSKATATGEFKILPKLIRVQINADEVPFRAIHNVEFLALTMRSRLPDPEINSYNILSPIFRNLILLQLCMYNFHHWDHVMEVLQHCPNIQVLRINKLSPDNINWKYPNFVPECISSHLRSCTINYEGREDELRFTKYILLNARLLGVMKINISHSSNPKPNRRILKEELSSFPRISRKCKLSVS is encoded by the exons ATGGAGAACTCACCCCCAGTCGATAGGATCAGCCATTTACCAGATGATATACTCTGTAGAATACTCTCTTTTCTCCCAACAAAACTCGCTTTCACCACCACCGTTCTCTCCAAAAGATGGACCCCACTTTACAAATTACTCACATCTCTATCCTTCGACGACGAATCCGTTCTAGACGAAGATACCTTCCTCCGTTTCTGTCGCTTCGTCGACACAGTCACGTTCTCCACCGATCTCATCAAAACGCTTCACCTCAATTGTGGTTCTCCTAATTGGAAACATTTCAATCTTGACCTTTGGATCGGAACTGCAAAACGACATCCCGTTGAGAATTTCAATCTCGTCGGTACGTGGCGATCGATCCCCTTGCGGCCAAGTATTTTCAGATTTCCATCACTCGTTGTTCTCAAATTGAAGACGCTAAAAATAATCGTTGGTAATATCACTGTTGATCTTCCATTGTTGAAAATTCTTCATTTGGATCgcgtttatttgaaaaataagacGAATTTCAACAAGATTCTCTATGGATGTCccgttttggaagatttgattgCTAACATTTACTATAAAGAACCAACACCTGAGCCTGATGAGGTTTTTACTCTTAGTAAAGCCACCGCCACTGGAGAGTTTAAAATCTTACCCAAGTTGATCAGAGTTCAAATCAATGCAGACGAGGTTCCGTTTAGAGCAATTCACAATGTCGAGTTTTTAGCACTCACT aTGAGAAGCAGGCTTCCTGATCCGGAGATCAATTCCTATAACATACTCTCTCCTATATTTCGAAACCTAATCCTCCTTCAATTATGCATGTATAACTTTCATCACTGGGATCATGTAATGGAAGTGCTTCAGCATTGCCCTAATATTCAAGTTCTCAGAATTAATAAG CTGTCACCCGACAATATTAATTGGAAATACCCAAATTTTGTTCCTGAATGCATTTCGTCTCACCTCAGATCATGTACTATAAACTATGAAGGCCGGGAAGATGAACTTCGATTTACAAAATATATTCTACTGAATGCGCGGCTTTTAGGGGTCATGAAAATCAACATTAGCCATTCATCAAATCCAAAGCCAAATCGGCGTATTTTAAAAGAAGAGTTATCCTCGTTTCCAAGGATTTCTCGCAAATGTAAGCTTTCAGTTAGTTGA